Proteins found in one Hypericibacter terrae genomic segment:
- a CDS encoding glycosyltransferase family 2 protein, whose protein sequence is MRVSIVIACLNGGAVLARCLDSIAGQTFTDIEVIVADGASSDGSTEILHRYSEAFGAALVWFSEPDRGIADAWNKAVVRATGDWLLFIGSDDALASPTVIADAVSRLALADQDCRIAYGRVLLVDDAGRVQEILGRSWSARDFRSCRFNLPHQGVFHRRVLFEGGARFDTSYSIVSDFDFLLRELMFAEPMDIGDLVVCRMRVGGISNRPQWAPRGIAEQIRLYRSHVGGMSPILYWDMAKAWIKVALWLLGGDALVSSARGIYRGRSLRAIRPPVRKES, encoded by the coding sequence ATGCGGGTCTCGATCGTTATCGCTTGTCTGAACGGAGGCGCGGTGCTCGCTCGCTGCCTTGACAGCATCGCGGGCCAGACCTTCACGGACATCGAAGTGATCGTGGCCGATGGGGCGTCCAGCGACGGTTCGACCGAAATCCTGCACCGCTACAGCGAAGCCTTCGGCGCGGCTCTCGTCTGGTTCTCCGAGCCGGATCGCGGCATTGCGGATGCATGGAACAAGGCGGTTGTCCGGGCGACAGGGGACTGGCTTCTCTTCATCGGATCGGATGATGCGCTTGCATCCCCGACCGTCATTGCCGACGCGGTGTCACGTCTCGCCCTCGCGGATCAAGACTGCCGGATTGCCTATGGCCGGGTTCTGCTGGTCGACGACGCGGGGCGGGTGCAGGAAATCCTGGGACGGTCCTGGTCGGCGCGGGATTTCCGAAGCTGTCGTTTCAACCTTCCGCACCAGGGCGTCTTTCATCGCCGCGTCTTGTTCGAGGGGGGTGCCAGGTTCGATACGAGCTATTCGATTGTCAGCGACTTCGATTTCCTGCTGCGGGAACTCATGTTTGCGGAGCCGATGGACATCGGCGATCTCGTCGTCTGCCGGATGCGGGTGGGCGGAATCTCGAACCGGCCGCAATGGGCGCCACGAGGCATTGCGGAGCAGATTCGGCTCTATCGGAGTCATGTCGGCGGGATGTCGCCGATACTCTATTGGGACATGGCGAAAGCCTGGATCAAGGTCGCGCTGTGGCTGCTCGGCGGCGACGCGCTGGTATCATCGGCCCGCGGCATCTATCGCGGTCGCTCCCTTCGTGCGATCCGGCCGCCCGTGCGCAAAGAATCCTGA
- a CDS encoding glycosyltransferase codes for MPPYREIDDRPADMDFSVLICTYNRAELLSAALEHIAAQSVPTGLRWEVVVVDNNCSDHTADVVRRFASDPRIPALRYVQEGRQGIAFARMRSFREGRGHLMGCVDDDCRIAPDWIAQALAFGRSHPRAGAFGGRNLILWEKPPPVVAELYGESLGRQDLGDLALCLAPSGRTCLVGAGLVVRRAALLESGWLESRVLVGRCGEELGAGEDAEIYFRIRNAGWECWYLPHLRLGHFIPERRTTPHYLQRLHRGFGEAEAFLLTLSRTPAPTLRDRFSAARWSLAELGRVLVRWPRGWLAYENERPTWEIRIHYACGCLKGALRYLLSVRA; via the coding sequence ATGCCGCCCTATCGGGAAATCGACGATCGACCCGCCGATATGGATTTCAGTGTCCTGATCTGCACCTACAACCGCGCCGAACTCCTCTCCGCCGCGCTCGAGCATATCGCGGCGCAGAGCGTCCCCACGGGTCTGCGATGGGAAGTCGTCGTCGTCGACAACAATTGCAGCGACCATACCGCCGATGTCGTCCGGCGCTTTGCTTCCGACCCGCGCATTCCCGCCTTGCGCTATGTCCAGGAGGGGCGGCAGGGCATCGCCTTTGCCCGCATGCGCTCCTTTCGCGAGGGCCGCGGCCATCTGATGGGCTGCGTGGATGACGATTGCCGGATCGCCCCCGACTGGATCGCGCAGGCGCTGGCGTTCGGCAGGAGCCATCCGCGCGCCGGAGCCTTCGGCGGGCGAAATCTCATCCTCTGGGAAAAGCCGCCCCCTGTCGTTGCCGAACTCTATGGCGAGAGCCTGGGCCGCCAGGATCTCGGCGATCTCGCCCTATGCCTCGCCCCCTCGGGTCGAACCTGCCTGGTCGGCGCAGGCCTGGTCGTCCGGCGCGCGGCACTGCTGGAGTCAGGCTGGCTCGAATCCCGGGTCCTGGTCGGCCGCTGCGGCGAAGAGCTCGGCGCGGGGGAGGACGCGGAGATCTATTTCCGCATCCGCAATGCGGGGTGGGAATGCTGGTACCTGCCCCATCTTCGGCTCGGGCATTTCATCCCCGAGCGGCGGACGACGCCGCACTATCTGCAGCGGCTGCATCGCGGCTTCGGCGAAGCGGAGGCCTTTCTCCTGACGCTGTCGCGGACGCCCGCCCCGACCCTCCGGGACCGCTTTTCCGCCGCAAGATGGTCACTCGCGGAGCTGGGCCGGGTGCTGGTGCGCTGGCCGCGCGGCTGGCTCGCCTACGAGAACGAGCGCCCGACCTGGGAAATCCGGATCCACTATGCCTGCGGCTGCCTCAAGGGCGCCCTTCGCTATTTGCTGTCGGTTCGCGCCTGA
- a CDS encoding phytanoyl-CoA dioxygenase family protein: MEGLTLTVSDEERVAGRLRPEQHSRAALLLHTAGCLVLRNLLPPEVVARTGTAFQRIFADCVRSKQGDSWYQVSAQERAVFWERAARWRIFPKLRPPFDSEMLLANPLITPLLEELIGKDFFCKFVSSDSCIRGSMLQAPHRELSAAGVAEPCAYILNVPLTPCGLDNGPLEVWPTGTHLWQPAMLARYGLSDDMQDGANPVMEAFARHFPSTRIVLEPGSVLIRDPGMLHRGTPNQTDEPRTMLTICYLRRGHSHDYGDARFNLDESLRDALPSAVRRLFAGADLRPAAAAEAVSRRRRRWPWRPGLPHQARTDSK, from the coding sequence ATGGAAGGGTTGACCCTCACGGTGTCGGATGAGGAACGTGTCGCGGGACGGCTGCGGCCCGAGCAGCATTCCCGCGCGGCGCTGCTGCTGCACACTGCCGGCTGCCTCGTGCTGCGGAACCTTCTGCCGCCCGAAGTCGTGGCGCGGACCGGCACGGCCTTCCAGCGAATCTTCGCCGACTGCGTGCGAAGCAAGCAGGGCGACAGCTGGTACCAGGTCTCGGCGCAGGAGCGGGCGGTCTTCTGGGAGCGGGCGGCGCGCTGGCGGATCTTCCCCAAGCTTCGCCCGCCCTTCGACAGCGAGATGTTGCTCGCCAACCCGCTGATCACGCCCCTGCTCGAAGAGCTGATCGGCAAGGATTTCTTCTGCAAGTTCGTATCGAGCGACAGCTGCATTCGCGGATCGATGCTGCAGGCGCCGCACCGCGAGCTTTCGGCGGCCGGCGTGGCCGAGCCTTGCGCCTATATTCTCAATGTCCCCTTGACGCCCTGCGGCCTCGACAACGGGCCGCTGGAGGTCTGGCCGACGGGCACGCATCTCTGGCAGCCGGCCATGCTCGCGCGCTACGGACTTTCCGACGACATGCAGGACGGTGCCAATCCGGTGATGGAAGCGTTCGCGCGGCATTTCCCCTCCACCCGGATTGTCCTGGAGCCCGGCAGCGTGCTGATCCGCGATCCGGGCATGCTGCATCGGGGAACGCCGAACCAGACCGACGAGCCGCGGACAATGCTCACGATCTGCTATCTTCGGCGCGGCCATAGCCACGACTATGGCGATGCGCGGTTCAATCTGGACGAAAGCCTGCGCGACGCGCTGCCGTCCGCCGTGCGGCGCCTCTTTGCCGGAGCCGACCTGCGGCCGGCGGCCGCGGCCGAAGCCGTCTCGCGCCGCCGCCGACGCTGGCCCTGGCGTCCCGGTCTTCCTCATCAGGCGCGAACCGACAGCAAATAG
- a CDS encoding glycosyltransferase family 2 protein, whose protein sequence is MKAVPGEIDLSVVVTLMDSRGQVEECLSSWTRGQTLGRDRYEVIVVASGREPEIEAVARGLLTTGDSLLRFEAPNELALHDFGARKARGRWLLFTEAHCQADPGCLAALLAYLQTHADRYAGACIRTTSDGSADPIARLEERWYQEGFAAWSQEADWRKFTIRGTAVLREAYANVGGFKVEHGCFAEVLLAAELDAAGYRLGYAPAASVKHYNSTRIGELLAYVREYREGEVAFRFRNASGGLGRYFGWSGSWQEQKPADRARALACAARSLSRAMVRPWRPGAAAKARAALDALLRFPIDRLSGGRAGLLQAGLAYAGARLAFAWPGADFERRYRRYCRLWDAAGELARRLALRRQSLNVSSTSPMPTSATLDYRPGEMPSDGLIGFHAPEQFEGRRFRWSSPLALIRLKLPPGPYSIRLDLGGPGAGLASEFVDLYLDGRLLRREGRAKAAQGLYLAGPGEFRTRPPENLILVSGRIRAGSPEIRALGVPVFGIEFLPATASGAMGETGRAPE, encoded by the coding sequence GTGAAGGCGGTCCCCGGCGAGATCGATCTGTCGGTGGTGGTGACGCTGATGGACAGCCGCGGGCAGGTCGAAGAATGCCTGTCGAGCTGGACCCGAGGCCAGACCCTCGGCCGCGACCGCTACGAGGTCATCGTGGTGGCGTCCGGTCGGGAGCCCGAAATCGAGGCGGTGGCACGGGGCCTACTGACAACGGGCGACTCATTGCTGCGGTTCGAGGCGCCGAACGAGCTGGCGCTGCATGATTTCGGCGCGAGGAAGGCGCGCGGCCGATGGCTCCTCTTCACCGAAGCCCATTGTCAGGCCGATCCAGGCTGCCTGGCGGCCCTCCTGGCCTATCTGCAGACCCACGCGGACCGCTATGCCGGCGCCTGCATCCGGACGACCAGCGACGGCAGCGCCGATCCAATCGCCCGCCTCGAGGAACGATGGTACCAGGAGGGCTTCGCCGCCTGGTCGCAAGAAGCGGATTGGCGCAAATTCACAATTCGTGGGACGGCGGTGCTTCGCGAGGCCTACGCCAACGTCGGCGGCTTTAAAGTCGAGCATGGTTGTTTCGCGGAAGTCCTCCTGGCGGCCGAGCTCGACGCGGCCGGCTACCGGCTCGGCTACGCGCCGGCCGCCTCCGTCAAGCATTACAACTCCACCCGGATCGGCGAGCTTCTCGCTTATGTGCGGGAGTATCGCGAAGGCGAAGTGGCCTTTCGGTTCCGGAACGCTTCCGGAGGGCTCGGGCGCTATTTCGGCTGGAGCGGGTCCTGGCAGGAACAGAAGCCCGCCGATCGGGCGCGGGCACTCGCCTGTGCAGCCCGAAGCCTGTCGCGGGCCATGGTTCGTCCCTGGCGGCCGGGCGCGGCGGCGAAGGCCCGGGCTGCGCTGGATGCGCTGCTTCGGTTCCCGATCGACAGGCTGTCGGGGGGACGGGCCGGCCTGCTGCAGGCAGGTCTCGCCTATGCCGGAGCCCGCCTCGCCTTTGCGTGGCCTGGGGCCGATTTCGAGCGGCGCTATCGCCGCTACTGCAGGCTCTGGGATGCTGCCGGCGAGCTGGCCAGACGGCTTGCGCTGCGGCGGCAGAGTCTGAATGTGTCGTCAACGAGCCCAATGCCGACTTCGGCAACGCTCGATTATCGCCCCGGGGAAATGCCGTCCGACGGTCTGATCGGCTTTCATGCCCCCGAGCAGTTCGAGGGCCGGCGATTTCGCTGGAGCTCGCCCCTGGCGCTTATCCGGCTGAAGCTGCCCCCCGGCCCCTATTCAATTCGCCTGGATCTGGGAGGCCCCGGTGCGGGATTGGCATCTGAATTTGTCGATCTCTATCTCGATGGCCGCCTGTTGCGGCGCGAAGGTCGCGCCAAAGCTGCCCAAGGCCTCTATCTCGCCGGCCCCGGAGAGTTCCGGACCCGGCCGCCAGAGAACCTGATTCTCGTGAGCGGCCGTATCCGCGCCGGAAGCCCCGAGATTCGGGCGTTAGGCGTCCCGGTATTCGGAATCGAGTTCCTGCCGGCGACAGCTTCCGGTGCCATGGGCGAGACCGGTCGGGCACCCGAATGA
- a CDS encoding glycosyltransferase family 2 protein: MARPRRRTARSLLAFPVRFLRRTARRLLQPGIGRLDPQYRPRPLPSGPGYRLKQSPAAAPAVAIVTPTLNQNQFLGQTLASVLGQGYPRLAYMVLDGGSEDGTLSTLEAHGDRLTWTSGPDAGQADAINRGFALIPGEIMAWINSDDLLLPGSLAYVADYFAAHPTVDMVYGDRLLIDGAGFEIGRWLLPAHDPEALKFVDYVPQETLFWRRRVWSAIGPLDTSFSYALDWDFLLRAQAAGFTIRHVPRFLGCFRVHAAQKTQANWAMGQAEMHRIRERCFGVVPTAEEISRGIRPYLLRHVLRDRVHRLQQAASRTFQLPRPQSAE, encoded by the coding sequence ATGGCGAGGCCGCGGCGCCGAACCGCTCGCAGCCTGCTCGCCTTTCCCGTGCGATTCCTTCGCAGAACCGCGCGGCGCCTGTTGCAGCCCGGCATCGGTCGATTGGATCCGCAATATCGGCCGCGGCCGCTGCCTTCGGGGCCCGGCTATCGCTTGAAGCAGTCGCCGGCGGCGGCGCCGGCCGTCGCGATCGTCACGCCGACGCTCAATCAGAACCAGTTCCTGGGCCAGACGCTCGCCAGCGTGCTGGGGCAGGGTTATCCGCGCCTCGCCTACATGGTGCTGGACGGGGGCTCGGAAGATGGAACGCTGTCGACGTTGGAGGCTCATGGCGATCGGCTCACTTGGACGAGCGGACCGGATGCCGGCCAGGCGGACGCCATCAATCGTGGCTTCGCGCTCATTCCCGGCGAGATCATGGCGTGGATCAACAGCGACGATCTGCTCTTGCCGGGGTCGCTCGCCTATGTGGCCGATTATTTCGCGGCCCATCCGACCGTCGACATGGTCTATGGCGACCGGCTCCTGATCGATGGCGCCGGCTTCGAGATCGGGCGCTGGCTGTTGCCGGCCCACGATCCGGAGGCGCTGAAATTCGTCGACTATGTCCCGCAGGAGACGCTGTTCTGGCGCCGCAGGGTCTGGAGCGCCATCGGCCCCCTCGATACGTCGTTCTCCTACGCGCTCGACTGGGACTTTCTTCTCCGGGCCCAGGCCGCCGGCTTCACGATCCGGCATGTTCCGCGATTTCTCGGCTGCTTCCGCGTGCATGCGGCGCAAAAGACCCAGGCGAATTGGGCGATGGGCCAGGCCGAAATGCACCGCATTCGCGAGCGCTGCTTCGGCGTCGTTCCCACGGCAGAGGAAATCTCCCGTGGCATCCGGCCCTATTTGTTGCGCCATGTTCTGCGGGACCGAGTGCATCGGCTGCAACAAGCGGCGTCCCGGACGTTTCAGCTTCCCAGGCCCCAATCCGCCGAGTGA
- a CDS encoding 2OG-Fe(II) oxygenase — MNRAPASPPGIPPLEAGDPAPPVGALDETGTPVFSRADLVMGRPLVLLFGPPGDGSLQETLIAFRDRGGDFTALDALVFAVSREAPEANRALHAALGLSFKLLSDPDGNIHASYGVASAPLAVILDRNHRIARILHAATAAALAEAALAWLRANFPPRGLRVQAQAPILLLPRVLEETDCARLVELFHRPVTVWQSDGFRSEGHDKEPGDFKVDHAGSYGQLTEYVVREPAVQQFLDRCFNRRVAREIRKAFQTRVGQREDYRIARYDSASGGVLHPHRDNATKETAHRRFTMTINLNAGDYEGGALRFREYGDHYYEVERGTAVVWSATLLHEVMPVTRGARYILGVHMYGS, encoded by the coding sequence TTGAATCGCGCGCCGGCCTCGCCGCCCGGCATCCCGCCGCTCGAGGCGGGCGATCCCGCGCCGCCCGTGGGGGCCCTGGACGAAACCGGCACTCCCGTCTTCAGCCGGGCGGATCTCGTGATGGGCCGGCCGCTCGTCCTGCTCTTCGGTCCCCCTGGCGACGGTTCCCTCCAGGAGACGCTGATCGCCTTTCGCGATCGGGGCGGGGACTTCACAGCGCTCGACGCTCTCGTCTTCGCCGTCAGCCGGGAAGCCCCCGAGGCGAACCGCGCGCTTCATGCGGCCCTGGGGCTGTCCTTCAAGCTGCTGAGCGATCCCGACGGCAACATCCATGCGAGCTATGGCGTTGCGTCGGCGCCGCTCGCGGTCATCCTCGATCGCAATCATCGGATCGCCCGCATCCTGCACGCCGCCACGGCCGCGGCGCTGGCCGAAGCCGCGCTCGCCTGGCTGCGCGCGAATTTCCCGCCGCGCGGGCTGCGCGTGCAGGCGCAGGCGCCGATCCTGCTGCTGCCGCGGGTGCTGGAGGAGACCGACTGCGCCCGGCTGGTCGAGCTGTTCCATCGGCCGGTGACGGTGTGGCAGTCGGATGGCTTCCGCAGCGAAGGCCATGACAAGGAACCGGGCGACTTCAAGGTCGATCATGCCGGCAGCTACGGCCAGCTCACCGAGTATGTGGTGCGCGAACCGGCTGTCCAGCAGTTCCTCGACCGCTGTTTCAACCGCCGCGTCGCGCGCGAGATCCGCAAGGCGTTCCAGACGCGCGTCGGCCAGCGCGAGGATTACCGCATCGCCCGCTACGATTCGGCGTCGGGCGGGGTGCTCCATCCCCACCGCGACAACGCGACCAAGGAAACCGCGCATCGCCGCTTCACCATGACCATCAATCTCAATGCCGGCGACTATGAAGGCGGGGCGTTGCGCTTCCGCGAATATGGCGATCACTATTACGAGGTCGAGCGCGGCACCGCCGTCGTGTGGTCCGCCACGCTCCTGCATGAGGTGATGCCCGTCACCAGGGGCGCCCGCTACATTCTGGGCGTGCATATGTATGGCAGCTGA
- a CDS encoding YihY/virulence factor BrkB family protein: MTVAARHIWRILRSATVGWHEDRCPSMGAAVAYYTAFALVPLLILAIGVAGLFFSREAAQGAILAEVNGLIGQSAAAALQALIMSASGTRSGILTALIGFVALIFAATGAVGEIQSALNVIWKTPPLKDRAIMVLVRRRLLSLALIAVMGFLLMASLAVSAVLAASSAYLASVFPMLDALLWVLSFVFSLIVMTLLFAMVFKILPDAPIAWRDVWIGAITTALLFTVGKFVIGVYIGTSNFAASYGAAGAFVVILLWVNYTAQILLFGAEITRAQAEHLDEWRARKGARPHRPEGSGEEIPARANRPPGP; the protein is encoded by the coding sequence ATGACCGTCGCGGCCCGGCACATCTGGCGCATCCTCAGGTCGGCCACGGTCGGCTGGCACGAAGACCGCTGCCCCTCCATGGGGGCCGCCGTCGCCTATTACACGGCGTTCGCGCTGGTTCCGCTCCTGATCCTCGCCATCGGCGTCGCCGGCCTCTTCTTCAGCCGCGAAGCCGCCCAGGGGGCCATCCTCGCGGAGGTGAACGGCCTGATCGGGCAAAGCGCCGCCGCGGCCCTGCAGGCCCTGATCATGAGCGCCAGCGGGACGCGATCCGGCATCCTGACGGCGCTGATCGGGTTCGTCGCGCTGATCTTCGCCGCCACGGGAGCCGTCGGGGAGATCCAATCCGCGCTCAATGTCATCTGGAAGACGCCGCCGCTGAAGGACCGCGCGATCATGGTCCTGGTCCGCCGGCGGCTGCTCAGCCTGGCGCTGATCGCGGTGATGGGCTTTCTGCTGATGGCATCGCTGGCGGTGAGCGCGGTCCTCGCGGCCTCGAGCGCCTATCTCGCCAGCGTCTTTCCGATGCTGGACGCCCTGCTATGGGTCTTGAGCTTCGTCTTCTCGCTGATCGTGATGACGCTGCTCTTCGCCATGGTCTTCAAGATCCTGCCGGACGCGCCCATCGCCTGGCGCGATGTCTGGATCGGCGCGATAACGACGGCCTTGCTCTTCACCGTGGGCAAGTTCGTCATCGGCGTCTATATCGGCACCAGCAATTTCGCCGCGAGCTACGGCGCGGCGGGGGCCTTCGTCGTCATCCTGCTCTGGGTCAATTATACCGCGCAGATCCTGCTGTTCGGCGCCGAGATCACGCGCGCCCAGGCCGAGCATCTGGACGAGTGGCGTGCGCGCAAGGGCGCCCGGCCGCATCGTCCGGAAGGCTCGGGCGAGGAGATCCCGGCGCGCGCCAACCGGCCGCCGGGCCCGTGA
- a CDS encoding VOC family protein: MGDGGRLAFFQFLPGATGPATNLPPDGIDHHVAMAVSDFDDIATLKTRFDVPEIGNCGIDHGFCYSLYVRGSDRMLVEFASDAENELEINEAAAAAAHDELAKWSRKDYAVNNLKRGSRRFALPTSPLDEILQVIRGDRVKQPLGRP; the protein is encoded by the coding sequence ATGGGCGACGGCGGTCGCCTCGCCTTCTTCCAGTTCCTCCCCGGGGCCACGGGGCCCGCGACCAACCTGCCGCCGGACGGGATCGACCATCATGTCGCGATGGCGGTGTCCGATTTCGACGACATCGCGACCTTGAAGACGCGATTCGACGTGCCGGAAATCGGGAATTGCGGCATCGATCACGGATTCTGCTATTCGCTCTATGTGCGCGGCTCGGACCGCATGCTGGTCGAGTTCGCCAGCGATGCGGAGAACGAGCTCGAGATCAACGAGGCGGCGGCCGCGGCCGCGCATGACGAGCTCGCGAAATGGAGCCGCAAGGACTATGCGGTCAACAATCTCAAGCGGGGCAGCCGGCGCTTCGCGCTGCCGACCTCGCCTCTCGATGAGATCCTCCAGGTGATCCGCGGCGATCGCGTGAAGCAGCCCCTCGGACGTCCGTGA
- a CDS encoding ribonuclease J has translation MNWTLYGHAGRWILVDAGSAFVKSPDENGAFMPDPRSLRDVLPRLDGLLVTHAHEDHIGAIHHLWPRIDCPIFATPFAATLLKGRLAEKGAQGKARFKIFKPGDSFKVGPFSIETVPITHSVPECVAMAIETRAGRIFHTGDWKFDPDPLLGDPTDFARLRRVGDRGVLAMLCDSTNAERDAGISSESEVAANLAEVFRTRRGKIAISCFATNLARLTAICHAAKMSGRKVALAGRSLEKAEAAGTEVGLLDHRHTILSDSRHLKGLDPHEILLVCTGTQGEERAALAKLARGESWRLPEIGPGDTVIHSARAIPGNEAAIEEVMKLFRARHVEVLMGLDDEKPLHVTGHASRGELKTMYELIRPQFAIPVHGEADHLVAHGALAQECGARTATLTEEGDLLRVSRDGVERVTKIRIRHLAALESSGEKLVPFEGRVGMMATIPAAPVVKAPVIVVRRRSRSARSGARRAA, from the coding sequence ATGAACTGGACCCTCTATGGCCATGCCGGCCGCTGGATCCTGGTCGATGCGGGGTCGGCCTTCGTCAAGAGTCCCGACGAGAATGGCGCCTTCATGCCGGACCCGCGCTCCCTGCGCGATGTCCTGCCGCGCCTCGATGGCCTGCTTGTCACCCATGCGCATGAAGACCATATCGGCGCCATCCACCATCTCTGGCCGCGGATCGACTGCCCGATCTTCGCGACCCCCTTCGCCGCCACGCTGCTCAAAGGCCGCCTGGCCGAGAAGGGCGCGCAAGGCAAAGCCAGATTCAAGATCTTCAAGCCCGGCGACAGCTTCAAGGTCGGGCCCTTCTCGATCGAGACGGTGCCCATCACCCATTCGGTGCCGGAATGCGTCGCCATGGCGATCGAGACCAGGGCCGGCCGGATCTTCCACACCGGCGACTGGAAGTTCGATCCCGATCCCCTGCTCGGCGACCCGACCGACTTCGCGCGGCTGAGGCGCGTCGGCGACCGGGGCGTGCTGGCCATGCTCTGCGACAGTACCAATGCCGAGCGCGATGCCGGCATCAGCTCGGAATCCGAGGTGGCGGCCAATCTGGCGGAGGTGTTCCGGACGCGCCGCGGCAAGATCGCGATCTCTTGCTTCGCGACCAACCTGGCGCGGCTGACGGCGATCTGCCATGCCGCCAAGATGTCGGGCCGCAAGGTGGCGCTCGCCGGCCGCTCGCTGGAGAAGGCGGAGGCGGCGGGAACCGAGGTCGGGCTGCTCGACCATCGCCACACGATCCTCTCGGACAGCCGCCATCTCAAGGGTCTCGATCCGCATGAGATCCTGCTGGTCTGCACCGGCACGCAGGGCGAGGAGCGCGCGGCCCTCGCCAAGCTGGCGCGCGGCGAAAGCTGGCGCCTGCCGGAGATCGGTCCCGGCGATACGGTCATCCACTCGGCCCGGGCCATTCCCGGCAACGAGGCCGCGATCGAAGAGGTGATGAAGCTGTTCCGGGCGCGCCATGTCGAGGTGCTGATGGGCCTCGATGACGAGAAGCCGCTTCATGTCACCGGCCATGCCTCGCGCGGCGAGCTCAAGACCATGTATGAGCTGATCCGCCCGCAATTCGCGATCCCCGTTCACGGCGAGGCGGATCACCTCGTCGCGCATGGGGCGCTGGCGCAGGAATGCGGTGCCCGCACGGCCACGCTGACGGAGGAAGGCGACCTGCTGCGCGTCTCGCGCGACGGCGTCGAGCGGGTCACGAAGATCCGCATCCGCCATCTGGCGGCGCTGGAATCCTCGGGCGAGAAACTGGTGCCCTTCGAGGGACGCGTCGGGATGATGGCGACGATCCCTGCGGCGCCGGTCGTCAAGGCACCGGTGATCGTGGTGCGGCGACGGAGCCGAAGCGCCCGCTCGGGCGCACGACGCGCCGCTTAG
- the ppk2 gene encoding polyphosphate kinase 2, giving the protein MGQDGTGNGEGMRRRIRDEIDDSFDEELQMELDDGRLDRLLKGISEGAEPNGADGADLDRHLYFKELFRLQSELVKLQDWVQDQKLKLVVLFEGRDAAGKGGVIKRITQRLNPRVCRVAALPAPNERERSQWYFQRYVSHLPAGGEIVLFDRSWYNRAGVERVMGFCDENDVEEFFRTVPEFEKMLIRSGIVLAKYWFSITDEEQHLRFQMRIQDPIKQWKLSPMDLESRRRWEQYTKAKEAMLERTHIPEAPWWVVEAVDKKRARLNCIHHLLSLIPYGEVRHAPVVLPERVRNPDYHRGPVPKEMHVPSVY; this is encoded by the coding sequence GAGCTCGACGACGGCCGGCTGGACCGGCTGCTGAAGGGCATCTCGGAGGGTGCGGAACCGAACGGCGCCGACGGCGCGGATCTCGACCGTCATCTCTATTTCAAGGAGCTGTTCCGGCTCCAGAGCGAGCTGGTGAAGCTGCAGGACTGGGTCCAGGACCAGAAACTGAAGCTCGTCGTGCTGTTCGAGGGCCGCGACGCGGCCGGCAAGGGCGGCGTCATCAAGCGCATCACCCAGCGCCTCAATCCGCGCGTCTGCCGCGTGGCGGCTTTGCCCGCGCCCAACGAGCGCGAGCGCAGCCAGTGGTATTTCCAGCGCTATGTCTCGCATCTGCCGGCCGGCGGCGAGATCGTGCTGTTCGACCGCAGCTGGTACAACCGCGCCGGCGTCGAGCGGGTGATGGGCTTCTGCGACGAGAACGACGTCGAGGAGTTCTTCCGGACCGTGCCCGAGTTCGAGAAGATGCTGATCCGCTCCGGCATCGTCCTGGCCAAATACTGGTTCTCGATCACCGACGAGGAGCAGCATCTGCGCTTCCAGATGCGTATCCAGGATCCGATCAAGCAGTGGAAGCTCTCGCCCATGGATCTGGAATCGCGCCGGCGCTGGGAGCAATACACCAAGGCCAAGGAGGCGATGCTGGAGCGCACCCACATCCCCGAGGCCCCCTGGTGGGTGGTCGAGGCGGTCGACAAGAAGCGCGCGCGCCTCAACTGCATCCATCACCTGCTGAGCCTGATCCCCTATGGCGAGGTCCGGCATGCGCCGGTCGTCCTGCCGGAACGGGTCCGCAATCCCGACTATCACCGCGGGCCGGTGCCGAAGGAGATGCATGTCCCGTCGGTCTATTGA